Proteins encoded in a region of the Phaenicophaeus curvirostris isolate KB17595 chromosome 1, BPBGC_Pcur_1.0, whole genome shotgun sequence genome:
- the LOC138725648 gene encoding tumor necrosis factor receptor superfamily member 1A-like isoform X2: protein MGGRSRGAVMLTFICVLMKESVETDPLPYALQVHQVALGGRNPSNHLRREKRQVQCQLGQYLHPRETHCCMRCHAGTYKKKDCDGPGQAPVCLPCANGTFTAVDNTMSKCFQCTRCRIELQQIVVTPCTPKQDTVCGCRKNQYQIGLPDLFQCRNCSPCTNGIIANCSKNRDTICRCKPGFFLTRSNVCKPCNSCIGEDCLQCHSPVTTSPTSSGLNTSLILGIIVAIFGVISVLYIVNKVVKLIQENGIAASFYSCVSLPQTTKEPVCEVDVKRNEISILLPESQKEVELLVNATPPPPAPLRQSSHELPDCVRPARKTQLPDNPAILYTVVDHLPPSRWKEFVRRLGLSDYDLERIEMEHRRLRDAQYEMLRLWQLQMGRAATVEHISCVLNQMELSGCSEAIQEALLHQNSPLPCSIHSHL, encoded by the exons ATGGGCGGGCGCTCGCGGGGCGCG GTTATGCTAACATTTATCTGTGTGTTGATGAAGGAATCTGTAGAAACTGATCCATTGCCATATGCACTGCAAGTCCATCAGGTAGCTTTGGGTGGAAGAAACCCCTCTAACCACttgaggagagaaaagaggcAGGTACAGTGTCAACTAGGACAGTACTTACATCCCAGAGAGACCCACTGCTGCATGAGGTGCCATGCAG GTACCTACAAGAAAAAAGACTGTGATGGGCCTGGGCAGGCGCCTGTCTGTCTTCCGTGTGCTAATGGGACATTCACAGCTGTTGATAACACCATGTCTAAATGCTTCCAGTGTACACGTTGCCGTATAG aATTGCAGCAGATAGTAGtgaccccctgcaccccaaagcaAGATACTGTATGTGGCTGTCGGAAGAATCAATATCAGATTGGCTTGCCTGATCTCTTCCAGTGTAGGAACTGCAGCCCATGTACCAATGGGATTATTGCCAACT GTTCAAAGAACAGAGACACAATTTGCAGGTGTAAGCCTGGATTCTTCCTGACACGTAGTAATGTTTGCAAGCCTTGCAACAG CTGCATTGGGGAAGACTGCTTGCAGTGTCATAGCCCAGTGACTACCTCACCGACTTCGTCTGGGCTGA ATACGAGCCTCATCCTTGGCATCATCGTTGCAATATTTGGAGTTATCTCTGTCCTCTACATTGTAAATAAAGTAGTGAAGCTGATCCAGGAAAATGGGATAGCAGCATCTTTCTACTCATGTG tttctTTGCCACAGACAACCAAGGAGCCAGTATGTGAG GTTgatgtaaaaagaaatgaaatatccATCCTTCTTCCCGAGTCCCAGAAGGAAGTGGAATTGTTAGTCAATgcaacaccaccaccacctgcaCCTCTGCGGCAAAGTTCCCATGAGTTACCTGACTGTGTCAGACCTGCCAGAAAGACGCAGCTTCCAGACA ACCCTGCTATTCTTTACACTGTAGTGGATCACTTACCGCCATCTCGGTGGAAAGAGTTTGTGAGGCGTCTGGGTCTGAGTGACTATGATCTAGAGCGAATTGAGATGGAGCATCGGCGTTTACGAGATGCCCAGTATGAAATGCTTAGACTGTGGCAACTGCAGATGGGCCGTGCTGCAACTGTGGAGCACATCAGTTGTGTTCTCAACCAGATGGAGCTGAGTGGCTGCAGTGAAGCTATTCAAGAGGCTTTGCTACACCAGAACTCTCCACTACCTTGCAGCATCCACAGCCATCTTTAA
- the LOC138725648 gene encoding tumor necrosis factor receptor superfamily member 1A-like isoform X1 has product MEHVDIWVCANFNYRVMLTFICVLMKESVETDPLPYALQVHQVALGGRNPSNHLRREKRQVQCQLGQYLHPRETHCCMRCHAGTYKKKDCDGPGQAPVCLPCANGTFTAVDNTMSKCFQCTRCRIELQQIVVTPCTPKQDTVCGCRKNQYQIGLPDLFQCRNCSPCTNGIIANCSKNRDTICRCKPGFFLTRSNVCKPCNSCIGEDCLQCHSPVTTSPTSSGLNTSLILGIIVAIFGVISVLYIVNKVVKLIQENGIAASFYSCVSLPQTTKEPVCEVDVKRNEISILLPESQKEVELLVNATPPPPAPLRQSSHELPDCVRPARKTQLPDNPAILYTVVDHLPPSRWKEFVRRLGLSDYDLERIEMEHRRLRDAQYEMLRLWQLQMGRAATVEHISCVLNQMELSGCSEAIQEALLHQNSPLPCSIHSHL; this is encoded by the exons ATGGAACATGTTGATATCTGGGTCTGTGCCAATTTCAATTACAGG GTTATGCTAACATTTATCTGTGTGTTGATGAAGGAATCTGTAGAAACTGATCCATTGCCATATGCACTGCAAGTCCATCAGGTAGCTTTGGGTGGAAGAAACCCCTCTAACCACttgaggagagaaaagaggcAGGTACAGTGTCAACTAGGACAGTACTTACATCCCAGAGAGACCCACTGCTGCATGAGGTGCCATGCAG GTACCTACAAGAAAAAAGACTGTGATGGGCCTGGGCAGGCGCCTGTCTGTCTTCCGTGTGCTAATGGGACATTCACAGCTGTTGATAACACCATGTCTAAATGCTTCCAGTGTACACGTTGCCGTATAG aATTGCAGCAGATAGTAGtgaccccctgcaccccaaagcaAGATACTGTATGTGGCTGTCGGAAGAATCAATATCAGATTGGCTTGCCTGATCTCTTCCAGTGTAGGAACTGCAGCCCATGTACCAATGGGATTATTGCCAACT GTTCAAAGAACAGAGACACAATTTGCAGGTGTAAGCCTGGATTCTTCCTGACACGTAGTAATGTTTGCAAGCCTTGCAACAG CTGCATTGGGGAAGACTGCTTGCAGTGTCATAGCCCAGTGACTACCTCACCGACTTCGTCTGGGCTGA ATACGAGCCTCATCCTTGGCATCATCGTTGCAATATTTGGAGTTATCTCTGTCCTCTACATTGTAAATAAAGTAGTGAAGCTGATCCAGGAAAATGGGATAGCAGCATCTTTCTACTCATGTG tttctTTGCCACAGACAACCAAGGAGCCAGTATGTGAG GTTgatgtaaaaagaaatgaaatatccATCCTTCTTCCCGAGTCCCAGAAGGAAGTGGAATTGTTAGTCAATgcaacaccaccaccacctgcaCCTCTGCGGCAAAGTTCCCATGAGTTACCTGACTGTGTCAGACCTGCCAGAAAGACGCAGCTTCCAGACA ACCCTGCTATTCTTTACACTGTAGTGGATCACTTACCGCCATCTCGGTGGAAAGAGTTTGTGAGGCGTCTGGGTCTGAGTGACTATGATCTAGAGCGAATTGAGATGGAGCATCGGCGTTTACGAGATGCCCAGTATGAAATGCTTAGACTGTGGCAACTGCAGATGGGCCGTGCTGCAACTGTGGAGCACATCAGTTGTGTTCTCAACCAGATGGAGCTGAGTGGCTGCAGTGAAGCTATTCAAGAGGCTTTGCTACACCAGAACTCTCCACTACCTTGCAGCATCCACAGCCATCTTTAA
- the LOC138725648 gene encoding tumor necrosis factor receptor superfamily member 1A-like isoform X3: protein MLTFICVLMKESVETDPLPYALQVHQVALGGRNPSNHLRREKRQVQCQLGQYLHPRETHCCMRCHAGTYKKKDCDGPGQAPVCLPCANGTFTAVDNTMSKCFQCTRCRIELQQIVVTPCTPKQDTVCGCRKNQYQIGLPDLFQCRNCSPCTNGIIANCSKNRDTICRCKPGFFLTRSNVCKPCNSCIGEDCLQCHSPVTTSPTSSGLNTSLILGIIVAIFGVISVLYIVNKVVKLIQENGIAASFYSCVSLPQTTKEPVCEVDVKRNEISILLPESQKEVELLVNATPPPPAPLRQSSHELPDCVRPARKTQLPDNPAILYTVVDHLPPSRWKEFVRRLGLSDYDLERIEMEHRRLRDAQYEMLRLWQLQMGRAATVEHISCVLNQMELSGCSEAIQEALLHQNSPLPCSIHSHL, encoded by the exons ATGCTAACATTTATCTGTGTGTTGATGAAGGAATCTGTAGAAACTGATCCATTGCCATATGCACTGCAAGTCCATCAGGTAGCTTTGGGTGGAAGAAACCCCTCTAACCACttgaggagagaaaagaggcAGGTACAGTGTCAACTAGGACAGTACTTACATCCCAGAGAGACCCACTGCTGCATGAGGTGCCATGCAG GTACCTACAAGAAAAAAGACTGTGATGGGCCTGGGCAGGCGCCTGTCTGTCTTCCGTGTGCTAATGGGACATTCACAGCTGTTGATAACACCATGTCTAAATGCTTCCAGTGTACACGTTGCCGTATAG aATTGCAGCAGATAGTAGtgaccccctgcaccccaaagcaAGATACTGTATGTGGCTGTCGGAAGAATCAATATCAGATTGGCTTGCCTGATCTCTTCCAGTGTAGGAACTGCAGCCCATGTACCAATGGGATTATTGCCAACT GTTCAAAGAACAGAGACACAATTTGCAGGTGTAAGCCTGGATTCTTCCTGACACGTAGTAATGTTTGCAAGCCTTGCAACAG CTGCATTGGGGAAGACTGCTTGCAGTGTCATAGCCCAGTGACTACCTCACCGACTTCGTCTGGGCTGA ATACGAGCCTCATCCTTGGCATCATCGTTGCAATATTTGGAGTTATCTCTGTCCTCTACATTGTAAATAAAGTAGTGAAGCTGATCCAGGAAAATGGGATAGCAGCATCTTTCTACTCATGTG tttctTTGCCACAGACAACCAAGGAGCCAGTATGTGAG GTTgatgtaaaaagaaatgaaatatccATCCTTCTTCCCGAGTCCCAGAAGGAAGTGGAATTGTTAGTCAATgcaacaccaccaccacctgcaCCTCTGCGGCAAAGTTCCCATGAGTTACCTGACTGTGTCAGACCTGCCAGAAAGACGCAGCTTCCAGACA ACCCTGCTATTCTTTACACTGTAGTGGATCACTTACCGCCATCTCGGTGGAAAGAGTTTGTGAGGCGTCTGGGTCTGAGTGACTATGATCTAGAGCGAATTGAGATGGAGCATCGGCGTTTACGAGATGCCCAGTATGAAATGCTTAGACTGTGGCAACTGCAGATGGGCCGTGCTGCAACTGTGGAGCACATCAGTTGTGTTCTCAACCAGATGGAGCTGAGTGGCTGCAGTGAAGCTATTCAAGAGGCTTTGCTACACCAGAACTCTCCACTACCTTGCAGCATCCACAGCCATCTTTAA